TATGCGATTTCCCGTATACGCTCACTGAGGGTGTTGTAATCATACCTGGCGTCGTCGAAGATTTCCGCATCGGAAAGGAAGCTGGTCGTGGTGCCGTTGGGGTCGGTGGTCTCACCAACTGCGATGACATCGCCCTGCGGTATCCCCCGCAGGTACTCCTGGTGGTAGACCTTGCCGTCCAGCCTGACGTCCACCTTGCACCAGGAAGACAGAGCGTTGACCACGGAAGCACCGACGCCGTGCAAACCACCGGATACCTGGTAGGTCTTGCCGCCGAACTTGGCCCCGGCGTGCAGTACCGTCATCACCGTTTCCAGCGCGGATGTATTGGTTGTGGGGTGAATGTCCACGGGGATGCCGCGGCCGTTGTCTTTTACTGTGACCGAACTATCCGGGTGGATGATGATATCAATCCTGGTGCAGAAGCCGGCCATGGCTTCGTCCACGCTGTTGTAGACTATCTCATAGACCAGGTGGTGCAGTCCGCGGTGGTCCGTGCTGCCGATGTACATACCCGGGCGACGGCGTATTGCTTCGCGGCCCCCCAGGACCTGGATATCATTCGCAGTGTACTGACCGTTGATACCGTTGTTCACCAGTTCGGGTTGTGGCGGGGCATCCTGTGTCATAGCGGTAGACTCCTTCGTGATTGAAAACGCGCATACCACGGCCCGGGTCGAGATAGAAACAGAAGCGATACCGAGGCTGGTGCAGCAGGTGAGGTGAAGCAGGTTGATGAATCAATCATCATGCTGTATTATAGCACATTCTTGCTAGAAATGGAAGTGGTTGAGGGCAGTTTATGCCACCAATTCCAGGAGCTTCTCCACGGGCACGCTTTCCTGTCTGGAGGTGGTCATATCGCGCAGCATTACCGTGCCTGTCCTGACCTCATCCTCGCCGATGATGGCCACCCTGGGGATGCCCAGGTTGTTTGCCTGCCTTAGCTGGGCCTTGAGGCTGCGACCGCCGGTTGATATCAGTACCGCCGCCCCTTTGCGTCGCAGGGTAGTCGCCAGTTTCATCGCGGCGTCCCTGGCTTCGTTGCCGAGGTGAGCGATGAAGATCTCCGGACCGGGTATCGGGGGTACGGGGATATTCTCCCTGGTCAGGCCGAGCACCATGCGCTCGATGCCGGTGGCGAAACCGACCCCTGGAGTCGGTTTTCCGCCCAGCTCTTCGAGCAGGCCGTCATACCTCCCGCCACCGCCCAGAGAGCTCTGGGACCCCCCTGCCTCGGGCTGCACCTCGAATACCGTGCGAGTATAGTAATCGAATCCGCGGACCAGGCGGCGGTCTTCCTTAAAGGGGATTTCAAGGACGCCAAGGTGTCTTTTCATCTCGTCGTAGTGCCCGGTGCACTCGGAGCAGAGGTAGTCGGCGCTCTTCGGTGCACCGTCCGCTATCGGCTGGCACAGGGGGTTCTTGCAGTCCAGCAGCCGCAGCGGGTTTTTCTGGAAACGGACATGGCAGTCGGGGCAGACTTCATCGATGTGCGGGTGGTAGTGTTCTTTAAGTGCCGATAGATACTCCGTGCGGCACTTCCTGCAGCCGATGCTGTTTATCACCACCGTGAAGCGGCCCAGACCCAGGCTGAAGAAGAACTGCCAGGCCATGTCGATAACCTCGGCGTCAAGGGCGGGGTCGGCATCACCGATAGCCTCGCAGCCGAACTGGTTGTGCTGCCGGTATCTTCCTGCTTGAGGTCGCTCGTAGCGGAAAGCAGGGCCGATATAGAACAGCTTAACCGGCTGGGGGCGGTTGTGGAGGCCATGCTCCAGGTAGGCCCGGCATACGGAGGCGGTGCCCTCCGGTCTCAGGGCCAGGCTGTTGCCCCCCCGGTCTTCAAAGACGTACATCTCTTTCTCGACGATATCGGTGCCCTCTCCCACGCCGCGTGTGAATAGCCCGGTGTCCTCAAACATGGGCAAGTCGATGCGCTCGTAGCCGTAGAGCCGGCAAATCCGGGCGGCCTTCTGCTCAACGTAGCGCCAGTATGCCTGCTGCTCGGGCAGGATGTCTGTGGTACCGCGTGGTGCTCGGTACAATACTCCCCCTCCGTATCGTCTCTAAGCTAGATTACCCTATCGGTGTCAGGCTTGTAAAGCAGGCCCCTTCACAGGGGGCCCCTGTGAAGGGGCGCTGGTTCCTGTTATTTTTGTATAAGCACTACCCTTACGTTATACTTAGTGTGAGGAAATGGCGTAACGGGGTGACCGGTGGTTGTCAGTCAGTTGATAGACAGGGCTCGGGAGTATCTGCCGCCGTCCAAGATTGCCATCGTCGAGCGGGCCTACGAATTCGCCAGCCGTGCTCACGAAGGGCAGATGCGGAAGTCGGGCGACCCTTATATCGAGCATCCCTTACAGACGGCCCTGATTCTGGCAGAGCTGGAGCTGGATGCCAACTCGCTGGCGGCCGCCCTTCTGCACGACGTTACCGAGAACTGCGACATACCCACGTCTGAGATTGAAGCCCAGTTCGGCTCGGAAGTTGCCAAGCTCGTCAATGCTGCCACCAAGCTTGGGAAAATCTCCTGGCAGGAACCGGAGGAGACGGCCCGCCGGGGCAGCACCACCACCGGGTCGGTGCAGGCGGAAAACCTTCGGAGGATGCTCGTGGCCATGGCCGAGGACCTGCGCGTGGTCTTCATCAAACTGGCCGACCGTCTCCACAACATGCGTACTCTCTACGCCCTCGACGCGGAGAAACAGCAGAGAATCGCGCGCGAGACCCTGGAGATATACGCTCCCCTGGCACACCGGTTAGGGATATGGGAAATGAAGTGGCAGCTTGAGGACCTGTGTTTCCGTTATCTGGAGACAGAGAGGTACCACCAGACGGCCAGCCTGCTTGCCGAGAAACGTGCCGACCGGGAGCAGTTCATCACCGAGGTGACGGAACAACTGAACACGGAGTTAGAGCAAGCGGGCCTGAAGGCTGAGGTGTTTGGTAGACCCAAGCACCTCTATAGCATACACCGCAAAATAGAGCGGTACGCTGCGCTCGGTAAGGACTTCGACGATATTCATGACCTGCTGGCACTTCGGGTGCTGGTGGACACGGTGAAAGACTGCTACACTGTCCTGGGTATTGTCCATGCCCTGTGGCACCCACTGCCCGAGCAGTTTAACGACTACATAGCTACTCCCAAAACGAATGGATACCAGTCCCTGCACACCACGGTGATATGTCACGGCACCACCTCTCTGGAGGTACAGATACGCACCCATGAAATGCACCACGTTTCCGAATATGGGGTGGCGGTTCACTGGCATTACAAGGAGGGCGGCAAGCCGGATGGTGGTGTCGAGGATGGCGTCGGCTGGCTGCGCCAGTTGATTGAGTGGCACCGCGAGCTGCATGGCGCAGAGGAGTTCCTGGAGTCGGTCAGGACAGACGTATTCAGTGACCAGGTCTTTGTCTATACGCCCAAGGGGGAAATCAAGGATCTGCCCAGGGGTTCTACCCCTCTTGATTTCGCCTACCGTATTCACACGGACCTCGGACACCGCTGCATTGGCGCCAAGGTGAACGGGCGGATGGTGCCGCTGAACTACGAACTCAACAATAGTGATATCGTCCAGGTCCTCTCAGCCAAGTCGGACCGCGGACCGAGCCGGGACTGGCTGAACTCTCACCTGGGCTTCATTAAGACTTCTCACGCCCGTGAGAAGATACGGCAGTGGTTCAAGAAGCGGGAGCGGACGGAAAATGTAGAGCGGGGCCGGGAGCTTCTGGAGAAGCTGATGAGGCAGCTGGGTATGAAGTTCAGCGAACGCGAGAACCTGGCGGCGCTATTCAAACACGATACCCTGGACGAGTTCTACAATTCCATCGGCTATGGGGGGATTACCCTTCACCAGATTACCGCCAGGCTGGCCGCGGAGGAAGAGGAGCCAAAGGTTATCGAGACGGCACGGCCAAAGAGCACGGACTCTGAGGTCAATGTCCTGGGCGCGGGCGATATGCTCACCAATCTGGCGCAGTGCTGTCATCCCCTGCCCGGCGACGCAATTATCGGTTATATCACGCGGAGTCGGGGCGTGACGGTTCACCGCAAGGACTGCAGCAACATCATCAATGAAGAGGAAAAAGAGCGAATGGTCCCGGTGGAATGGGGCAAGGCCAGTGTGCTGCACCCGGTCAAGGTCAGGGTGGACGCCTGGGATAGAGTAGGGATGATGCGCGATATCAGTACCCTGGTCGCCGAGGAGAAGGTCAACATCGTTGCCGTGAACCTGGTCTACAACGACGACCAGACGATTTCAATATTCCTTACCGTGGAGATAGGAGACCTGCCGCAGTTGAGCAAGCTCCTGTCCAGGGCTGAGAGAATTCGGGGCGTTTTGAATATCACCCGGGTAGGTGAAGGTAGCGCTGTTGAGACCAGCCCACCGACCTGAAACGTTGCCACAACCAGAGAGTACCACCGGAAAATACCCCTGATGCCAGGTCAGGTCTGATATCAGATTAGGCCTGATATCAGATTAGGTCTGCGTAATCGGAAGGTGTTGAACCAAAGGAGCGAGGAGGTAGA
The Dehalococcoidales bacterium DNA segment above includes these coding regions:
- the hisS gene encoding histidine--tRNA ligase gives rise to the protein MYRAPRGTTDILPEQQAYWRYVEQKAARICRLYGYERIDLPMFEDTGLFTRGVGEGTDIVEKEMYVFEDRGGNSLALRPEGTASVCRAYLEHGLHNRPQPVKLFYIGPAFRYERPQAGRYRQHNQFGCEAIGDADPALDAEVIDMAWQFFFSLGLGRFTVVINSIGCRKCRTEYLSALKEHYHPHIDEVCPDCHVRFQKNPLRLLDCKNPLCQPIADGAPKSADYLCSECTGHYDEMKRHLGVLEIPFKEDRRLVRGFDYYTRTVFEVQPEAGGSQSSLGGGGRYDGLLEELGGKPTPGVGFATGIERMVLGLTRENIPVPPIPGPEIFIAHLGNEARDAAMKLATTLRRKGAAVLISTGGRSLKAQLRQANNLGIPRVAIIGEDEVRTGTVMLRDMTTSRQESVPVEKLLELVA
- a CDS encoding bifunctional (p)ppGpp synthetase/guanosine-3',5'-bis(diphosphate) 3'-pyrophosphohydrolase, encoding MVVSQLIDRAREYLPPSKIAIVERAYEFASRAHEGQMRKSGDPYIEHPLQTALILAELELDANSLAAALLHDVTENCDIPTSEIEAQFGSEVAKLVNAATKLGKISWQEPEETARRGSTTTGSVQAENLRRMLVAMAEDLRVVFIKLADRLHNMRTLYALDAEKQQRIARETLEIYAPLAHRLGIWEMKWQLEDLCFRYLETERYHQTASLLAEKRADREQFITEVTEQLNTELEQAGLKAEVFGRPKHLYSIHRKIERYAALGKDFDDIHDLLALRVLVDTVKDCYTVLGIVHALWHPLPEQFNDYIATPKTNGYQSLHTTVICHGTTSLEVQIRTHEMHHVSEYGVAVHWHYKEGGKPDGGVEDGVGWLRQLIEWHRELHGAEEFLESVRTDVFSDQVFVYTPKGEIKDLPRGSTPLDFAYRIHTDLGHRCIGAKVNGRMVPLNYELNNSDIVQVLSAKSDRGPSRDWLNSHLGFIKTSHAREKIRQWFKKRERTENVERGRELLEKLMRQLGMKFSERENLAALFKHDTLDEFYNSIGYGGITLHQITARLAAEEEEPKVIETARPKSTDSEVNVLGAGDMLTNLAQCCHPLPGDAIIGYITRSRGVTVHRKDCSNIINEEEKERMVPVEWGKASVLHPVKVRVDAWDRVGMMRDISTLVAEEKVNIVAVNLVYNDDQTISIFLTVEIGDLPQLSKLLSRAERIRGVLNITRVGEGSAVETSPPT